AAATCATACTTTTATATAATATTTTCATATTTGATCTTGCTATCACCTATAGTAATCCGTTTCATAGTTTTTTTACTCCTTAAAATGAACACGTCAAGTACTTCGTTTCCATAATTTATGTATTTTTTGAGTTTATCTAAAAGAATCCTAAGGTTTCCAAGCGTAATATCCCCAATAAAAACAGAATTTTGAATATGTATAAGATATGGTTTACATATTTTTGAAATCAATACATCTTTTTCTGAATTCACATCATATACTAAGATTACAAACATATTACCTCCTCGGGGTATATGGCTTGTAATATTCCCCTTCCATTATAAATCTTTCTAGTTTATATAATTCAAGCCTAATAAGATGCTTATTTGATATATATCTTGATAAAGC
This region of Thermoplasma sp. Kam2015 genomic DNA includes:
- the cas2 gene encoding CRISPR-associated endonuclease Cas2, coding for MFVILVYDVNSEKDVLISKICKPYLIHIQNSVFIGDITLGNLRILLDKLKKYINYGNEVLDVFILRSKKTMKRITIGDSKIKYENII